One Curtobacterium sp. BH-2-1-1 genomic region harbors:
- a CDS encoding DMT family transporter: protein MNRVPAPLLALAAMVSVQLGAAIAKTRFDEVGSVGAATLRLVIGAVVLALVVRPRVRHWTRQQWLGAIGLGLALGGMNVFIYVAFASIPIGVAVTIEFLGPLALSLVHTRRWRDVLWAVLALTGVVLLGVGPAAVTAVGGVVFAVLAAVCWAGYIVMNRHVGAAIPGVDGLAVSMLVAMLVSLPFGLRSAVDGVVREPVLLLVFGGVAVLSSVLPYALEMLALRRMPTRVFGVLQSLGPAIAALAGLLILHEALALLEVVALACVTAASVGVTLSARRGRGGRTGGADPVP from the coding sequence GTGAACCGCGTCCCGGCGCCGCTCCTCGCCCTCGCGGCGATGGTGTCCGTGCAGCTCGGCGCCGCGATCGCGAAGACCCGGTTCGACGAGGTCGGCTCGGTCGGTGCCGCCACACTGCGGCTCGTCATCGGGGCCGTCGTCCTCGCGCTCGTGGTCCGGCCGCGCGTCCGGCACTGGACCCGGCAGCAGTGGCTCGGTGCGATCGGTCTCGGGCTGGCGCTCGGCGGCATGAACGTCTTCATCTACGTGGCGTTCGCGAGCATCCCGATCGGGGTCGCGGTGACGATCGAGTTCCTCGGCCCGCTCGCCCTCTCCCTCGTGCACACCCGGCGGTGGCGCGACGTGCTCTGGGCGGTGCTGGCGCTCACCGGGGTCGTGCTGCTCGGGGTCGGTCCGGCGGCGGTGACCGCGGTCGGCGGAGTCGTGTTCGCTGTCCTCGCCGCGGTGTGCTGGGCGGGCTACATCGTCATGAACCGGCACGTGGGCGCCGCGATCCCCGGCGTGGACGGGCTCGCCGTGTCGATGCTCGTCGCGATGCTCGTGTCGCTGCCGTTCGGGCTCCGGTCGGCGGTCGACGGGGTCGTCCGTGAACCGGTGCTCCTCCTCGTGTTCGGCGGCGTCGCCGTGCTGTCGAGCGTCCTGCCCTACGCGCTCGAGATGCTCGCGCTCCGGCGGATGCCGACCCGTGTCTTCGGTGTCCTGCAGAGCCTCGGGCCGGCGATCGCGGCCCTCGCGGGCCTGCTGATCCTGCACGAAGCGCTCGCGCTGCTCGAAGTCGTCGCCCTCGCGTGCGTCACCGCCGCGAGCGTGGGCGTGACGCTGTCCGCGCGTCGTGGTCGGGGCGGTCGAACGGGAGGCGCGGATCCCGTTCCGTGA
- a CDS encoding serine hydrolase, whose product MSNRAAYETVLPYVREWIAYKVWQLRIPGVQVAIGYDDEVLLDEAWGYADVEAGRRLRTTDLFRIASHSKTFTATALLQLAERGSLRLDDTVGTYVPALVDGGSPLADATLRELMEMGAGVIRDGHDGDYWSQLRPFPDEQELLALVLDRGQKVPAGSSFNYSNLGYSLLGLVIAAVSGQSYGDFVRESITEPLGLRNTGPDWDPARADDFVVGYSGVHTARTRHRLEHVDTRAMAAATGFHGTASDLVRYFSQHVIGHGTLLDDHSKRLAQRKAWSATEDPAARGYGAGFIVDRIGGREVRGHSGGFPGHITQSLFDPASGLVVSVLTSAAAGPATLIATAIVQFLDAAADADAPGTPVPADVDTSTFTGRFANPWGVSDIARIGDRLVEVDPSAPEPLVTPTRLEVVDADTLRMTHGNRFGSIDEDVTYRRDADGSVLSIRAGGGMTSEPWAIPEETPEVAAGLV is encoded by the coding sequence ATGTCGAACCGCGCTGCGTACGAGACCGTCCTGCCCTACGTCCGCGAGTGGATCGCGTACAAGGTGTGGCAACTCCGGATCCCCGGCGTGCAGGTCGCGATCGGCTACGACGACGAGGTCCTCCTCGACGAGGCCTGGGGCTACGCCGACGTCGAGGCCGGCCGGCGCCTCAGGACGACGGACCTGTTCCGCATCGCCTCGCACTCGAAGACCTTCACCGCGACCGCGCTCCTGCAGCTCGCCGAGCGGGGCTCACTCCGGCTCGACGATACGGTCGGCACGTACGTCCCCGCACTCGTCGACGGCGGCTCGCCCCTCGCCGACGCGACCCTCCGCGAGCTCATGGAGATGGGCGCCGGGGTCATCCGGGACGGCCACGACGGCGACTACTGGTCGCAGCTGCGCCCCTTCCCGGACGAACAGGAGCTCCTCGCGCTCGTCCTCGACCGGGGCCAGAAGGTCCCCGCAGGCTCGTCGTTCAACTACTCGAACCTCGGGTACTCGCTGCTCGGACTCGTCATCGCGGCGGTCTCCGGGCAGTCCTACGGCGACTTCGTCCGCGAGTCGATCACCGAGCCGTTGGGGCTGCGGAACACCGGTCCCGACTGGGACCCCGCCCGCGCGGACGACTTCGTGGTCGGCTACTCCGGGGTCCACACCGCGCGCACCCGGCACCGCCTCGAACACGTCGACACGCGAGCGATGGCTGCGGCGACGGGGTTCCACGGCACGGCGTCCGACCTCGTCCGGTACTTCTCGCAGCACGTCATCGGCCACGGCACCCTGCTCGACGACCACTCGAAGCGGCTCGCCCAGCGGAAGGCGTGGAGCGCCACGGAGGACCCGGCGGCCCGCGGGTACGGCGCCGGGTTCATCGTCGACCGGATCGGCGGGCGAGAGGTCCGCGGCCACTCCGGCGGGTTCCCCGGGCACATCACGCAGTCGCTGTTCGACCCCGCGTCCGGGCTCGTCGTCTCCGTGCTGACGAGCGCGGCGGCCGGCCCCGCGACGCTCATCGCCACCGCCATCGTGCAGTTCCTCGACGCAGCGGCCGACGCGGACGCCCCGGGCACCCCGGTGCCGGCCGACGTCGACACGAGCACGTTCACCGGCCGGTTCGCGAACCCCTGGGGTGTGAGCGACATCGCCCGGATCGGTGACCGGCTCGTCGAGGTCGACCCGTCCGCACCCGAGCCGCTCGTCACCCCGACGCGGCTCGAGGTCGTCGACGCGGACACGCTCCGGATGACCCACGGCAACCGGTTCGGGTCGATCGACGAGGACGTGACGTACCGCCGCGACGCCGACGGCTCCGTGCTGTCGATCCGGGCCGGCGGCGGCATGACGTCGGAGCCGTGGGCGATCCCGGAGGAGACGCCGGAGGTCGCCGCGGGTCTGGTCTGA
- a CDS encoding Fpg/Nei family DNA glycosylase — protein MPEGHSVHRIANQFTRHFVGKRCEVSSPQGRFAAGAAQLDGTRMVAARAVGKQMFLEFEGDRFLRVHLGLYGAWDFAGDLSTAGALSDDDGEESLTSIGAPRLARYRMAEQEKVEDPIEAFPPDPVGQVRVRLLTEDTVADLRGPTACVVEDPAGVQKALDKLGPDPINDDGPEAEKTFVDNVRKRNVAIGQLLMDQAVVSGIGNIYRAELLFRQRIDPYKPGKQLTVKQAKALWHDWSKLLHEGVRDGLMLTMDGLSKSEHAKAVRSRKDRHWVYHRQGEPCRVCGTEIRMADMAGRKLYWCPKDQK, from the coding sequence ATGCCCGAGGGTCACTCCGTCCACCGCATCGCCAACCAGTTCACCCGGCACTTCGTCGGCAAACGCTGCGAGGTGTCGAGTCCGCAGGGACGGTTCGCCGCCGGTGCCGCCCAGCTCGACGGCACGCGCATGGTCGCTGCCCGGGCCGTCGGCAAGCAGATGTTCCTCGAGTTCGAGGGCGACCGGTTCCTCCGCGTCCACCTCGGCCTCTACGGGGCGTGGGACTTCGCGGGGGACCTCTCCACCGCCGGGGCGCTGTCGGACGACGACGGTGAGGAGTCCCTGACGTCGATCGGCGCTCCCCGTCTCGCCCGCTACCGGATGGCCGAGCAGGAGAAGGTCGAGGACCCGATCGAGGCGTTCCCGCCGGACCCCGTCGGACAGGTGCGCGTGCGGCTGCTCACCGAGGACACCGTCGCCGACCTGCGCGGCCCGACGGCGTGCGTCGTCGAGGACCCGGCCGGCGTGCAGAAGGCGCTCGACAAGCTCGGCCCGGACCCGATCAACGATGACGGCCCCGAGGCCGAGAAGACCTTCGTCGACAACGTCCGGAAGCGGAACGTCGCGATCGGGCAGCTGCTCATGGACCAGGCCGTCGTGAGCGGCATCGGCAACATCTACCGCGCCGAGCTGCTGTTCCGGCAGCGCATCGACCCCTACAAGCCGGGCAAACAGCTCACCGTCAAGCAGGCGAAGGCGCTCTGGCACGACTGGTCGAAGCTCCTGCACGAGGGCGTCCGCGACGGCCTCATGCTGACCATGGACGGCCTGTCGAAGAGCGAGCACGCGAAGGCCGTCCGGTCCCGGAAGGACCGGCACTGGGTGTACCACCGTCAGGGCGAACCCTGCCGGGTGTGCGGCACCGAGATCCGGATGGCCGACATGGCCGGCCGCAAGCTCTACTGGTGCCCGAAGGACCAGAAGTAG
- a CDS encoding amidohydrolase, with product MKEILLRTVRRVGTSGAPSDVRIVDGLVTAIAPAGTLDPTDADTDVVETAGAWLGPGLVDHHVHFDQWALVRRRVDVSACDSAEATADLLAEVARTGVADRVLIGHGYRDGMWPRPTRRALLDRIEPRLPIVVISGDLHAVWCNAAALEHFSGIVGRPLVAGDDGVLREQDAFDVTGALSRVPDEVLDGFVADAVEASAARGVTRVTDLEMSFGLDRWTRRVQAGTDGLRVDSGVYPADLDAAIRRGLRTGDVVEGTRGLVRTGPFKVITDGSLGTRTAATASGDGVLVWSFDDLVAMVRRAVDAGLVPAVHAIGDRANTLALDVFEAVGARGTIEHAQLLADTDLERFARLGVAASVQPEHAMDDRDIADRYWAGMTERAFPFASLDRAGARLLLGSDAPVAPLDPWVSMAAAVGRDRDGREPWHPAERLGVLTAWRGSTEGGRVGVAVGDVADLVLLEADPLAATGSGPLRRVRVLATAIAGRFTYRDV from the coding sequence GTGAAGGAGATCCTGCTCCGCACCGTCCGACGGGTGGGCACGTCCGGCGCCCCGTCCGACGTCCGGATCGTCGACGGGCTGGTCACCGCGATCGCGCCGGCCGGCACGCTCGACCCCACGGACGCCGACACCGACGTCGTCGAGACGGCCGGCGCCTGGCTCGGTCCCGGGCTCGTCGACCACCACGTGCACTTCGACCAGTGGGCCCTCGTCCGCCGTCGCGTCGACGTGTCGGCCTGCGACTCGGCGGAGGCGACCGCCGACCTGCTGGCGGAGGTGGCACGCACCGGGGTGGCGGACCGCGTCCTGATCGGCCACGGCTACCGCGACGGGATGTGGCCCCGCCCTACACGACGTGCGCTGCTCGACCGGATCGAGCCGCGCCTCCCGATCGTCGTCATCAGCGGTGACCTGCACGCCGTCTGGTGCAACGCCGCTGCGCTGGAGCACTTCTCCGGCATCGTCGGCCGCCCGCTCGTCGCCGGCGACGACGGGGTGCTCCGCGAGCAGGACGCGTTCGACGTGACCGGCGCGCTCTCCCGCGTGCCGGACGAGGTGCTCGACGGCTTCGTCGCCGACGCCGTCGAGGCGTCCGCCGCCCGCGGCGTGACCCGGGTGACCGACCTCGAGATGAGCTTCGGACTCGACCGCTGGACCCGCCGTGTGCAGGCCGGCACGGACGGCCTTCGCGTCGACTCGGGGGTCTACCCGGCCGACCTCGACGCCGCGATCCGTCGGGGACTCCGCACCGGCGACGTGGTCGAGGGCACCCGCGGGCTCGTCCGGACGGGCCCGTTCAAGGTGATCACCGACGGCTCGCTCGGCACCCGGACGGCGGCGACGGCCTCCGGCGACGGCGTGCTCGTGTGGTCGTTCGACGACCTCGTGGCGATGGTCCGTCGGGCGGTCGACGCCGGACTCGTCCCCGCGGTGCACGCGATCGGCGACCGGGCGAACACCCTCGCGCTCGACGTCTTCGAGGCGGTGGGCGCACGCGGCACGATCGAGCACGCGCAGTTGCTGGCGGACACCGACCTGGAGCGGTTCGCACGGCTCGGGGTGGCCGCGTCGGTGCAGCCCGAGCACGCGATGGACGACCGCGACATCGCCGACCGCTACTGGGCCGGGATGACCGAGCGGGCGTTCCCGTTCGCGTCCCTCGACCGTGCCGGTGCCCGGCTGCTGCTCGGCTCGGACGCGCCGGTCGCGCCGCTCGACCCGTGGGTGTCGATGGCCGCGGCCGTCGGACGCGACCGGGACGGCCGCGAGCCGTGGCACCCGGCCGAACGCCTCGGCGTGCTGACGGCCTGGCGCGGGTCGACCGAGGGCGGTCGGGTCGGGGTGGCCGTCGGCGACGTCGCGGACCTCGTGCTGCTCGAGGCGGACCCGCTCGCGGCGACCGGGTCCGGGCCGCTCCGGCGAGTACGGGTGCTGGCGACCGCGATCGCCGGACGGTTCACGTACCGCGACGTGTGA
- a CDS encoding FMN-binding negative transcriptional regulator, translating into MRHTPHFLMTDVDEVRRLIGGNPWATIVSHTEAGLVASHYPFLLETPAPGGAADPDELVLVSHVGRPDEVAHELGRHEVLVVFQGPHGYVSPAWYPPEQFVPTWNHVTAHCWGTPEILSDEENFRVLGELVDHFERVMPEPVSLEVDEETARRMAKGTVGIRIRVSRFDARAKLSQNKAPEVVDRIVAGLRGDGPYASPALADEMERAHAARAAAQEAR; encoded by the coding sequence ATGCGACACACACCGCACTTCCTGATGACCGACGTCGACGAGGTGCGACGCCTCATCGGGGGCAACCCGTGGGCGACGATCGTCTCGCACACCGAGGCCGGGCTGGTCGCGTCGCACTACCCGTTCCTGCTCGAGACGCCCGCCCCGGGCGGCGCTGCCGACCCCGACGAGCTCGTCCTGGTGTCGCACGTCGGCCGCCCGGACGAGGTGGCCCACGAACTCGGTCGACACGAGGTGCTCGTCGTGTTCCAGGGCCCGCACGGCTACGTCTCGCCCGCCTGGTACCCGCCGGAGCAGTTCGTGCCGACCTGGAACCACGTGACGGCGCACTGCTGGGGCACGCCGGAGATCCTGTCCGACGAGGAGAACTTCCGCGTCCTCGGCGAACTCGTCGACCACTTCGAGCGGGTGATGCCCGAGCCGGTCTCCCTCGAGGTCGACGAGGAGACGGCACGCCGGATGGCGAAGGGCACCGTCGGGATCCGCATCCGCGTCAGCCGGTTCGACGCCCGCGCGAAGCTCTCCCAGAACAAGGCACCGGAGGTGGTGGACCGGATCGTCGCGGGGCTGCGCGGCGACGGTCCGTACGCCTCGCCGGCACTCGCCGACGAGATGGAGCGCGCCCACGCGGCACGCGCGGCGGCCCAGGAGGCGCGGTGA
- a CDS encoding ribose-5-phosphate isomerase, translating to MRIHLGTDHAGLEFNKTLATHLTEAGHEVVDHGPTEYDALDDYPSFCINAAHAVVQDQRAGVQALGVVFGGSGNGEQIAANKVEGVRAALVWNESTALLARQHNDANVISIGARQHTEDEAIRFVDLFIAEPFSGEERHARRIAQLAEYETTGLIAGKQIDQ from the coding sequence ATGCGCATCCACCTCGGAACGGACCACGCCGGCCTCGAGTTCAACAAGACCCTCGCCACCCACCTGACGGAGGCCGGGCACGAGGTGGTGGACCACGGTCCGACCGAGTACGACGCGCTCGACGACTACCCCTCGTTCTGCATCAACGCCGCGCACGCCGTGGTGCAGGACCAGCGTGCGGGCGTCCAGGCGCTCGGTGTCGTGTTCGGGGGATCCGGCAACGGCGAGCAGATCGCCGCGAACAAGGTCGAGGGCGTCCGCGCCGCGCTCGTGTGGAACGAGTCCACCGCGCTCCTCGCCCGCCAGCACAACGACGCCAACGTCATCTCGATCGGCGCCCGCCAGCACACCGAGGACGAAGCGATCCGGTTCGTCGACCTGTTCATCGCCGAGCCGTTCTCGGGCGAGGAGCGTCACGCCCGCCGCATCGCGCAGCTCGCCGAGTACGAGACCACCGGCCTGATCGCCGGCAAGCAGATCGACCAGTAA
- a CDS encoding response regulator transcription factor has protein sequence MSDGPDAARIRAVVVDDAVLLREGLSRVLDEAGIDVIGQYADADSFLATLPDGAPDVVVMDVRMPPTFTDEGVRAAVETRRRAPRTGVLLLSQYVEATYAEDVLAAGATGIGYLLKDRVTRLEEIDDAVRRIAAGGTVLDPEVVTQLMSRRRDPLAALTPRERDVLGLMAEGRTNAAIARALVIGTGAVEKHVSSIFGKLALEDTGEDHRRVLAVLAYLG, from the coding sequence ATGAGCGACGGCCCGGATGCAGCACGCATCCGGGCCGTCGTCGTCGACGACGCCGTGCTCCTGCGCGAAGGACTCTCGCGCGTGCTCGACGAAGCGGGCATCGACGTCATCGGGCAGTACGCCGACGCCGACTCCTTCCTCGCGACGCTCCCCGACGGTGCCCCCGACGTCGTGGTGATGGACGTGCGGATGCCGCCGACCTTCACCGACGAGGGCGTCCGCGCAGCCGTCGAGACCCGGCGCCGGGCTCCGCGCACCGGCGTGCTCCTGCTGTCCCAGTACGTCGAGGCCACCTACGCCGAGGACGTCCTCGCGGCGGGCGCGACCGGCATCGGCTACCTGCTCAAGGACCGCGTCACCCGGCTCGAGGAGATCGACGACGCCGTCCGCCGCATCGCCGCCGGCGGCACCGTCCTCGACCCCGAGGTCGTCACCCAGCTCATGAGCCGCCGCCGTGACCCGCTCGCAGCGCTCACGCCGCGCGAGCGCGACGTCCTCGGGCTGATGGCCGAGGGCCGCACCAACGCCGCGATCGCCCGCGCGCTCGTGATCGGCACCGGCGCGGTCGAGAAGCACGTCTCGAGCATCTTCGGCAAGCTCGCGCTCGAGGACACGGGCGAGGACCACCGCCGGGTCCTCGCCGTGCTCGCCTACCTCGGGTGA
- a CDS encoding LacI family DNA-binding transcriptional regulator produces MAQNRRTTIADIAARAGVSISAVSFALNDRPGVSDETRARVQAIARELDWQPHTAARALGGAKAGSIGFVLNRPARTLGTESFFGDLISGIQLGLAGSHVGMNLLVARDAAEELQTYRDWWRGHRVDGVIVIDPRRDDDRLTLLAELGMPTVVVGSHPSAEPAAPTVWIDDSDATDTVLRYLHALGHRRIAHVAGRPEFEHTAMRIDRLREFTAAEGLEDAVSIPTDYSAEAGASATRSLLSRSVRPTAIVYDNDVLAVAGLGVASEMGVRVPGDVSIVSFDDSAMVRLVRPSITSLTRDTVELGQRAATLLREQIDAGSPLPSRPGPSLTLSVRESTGRVHP; encoded by the coding sequence GTGGCCCAGAACCGTCGCACGACGATCGCCGACATCGCCGCACGAGCCGGCGTGTCCATCAGCGCGGTCTCGTTCGCGCTCAACGACCGCCCCGGCGTGTCCGACGAGACCCGCGCGCGGGTGCAGGCCATCGCCCGCGAACTCGACTGGCAGCCGCACACCGCCGCACGGGCCCTGGGCGGTGCGAAGGCCGGGTCGATCGGCTTCGTGCTGAACCGGCCGGCCCGGACGCTCGGCACCGAGTCGTTCTTCGGCGACCTCATCTCGGGCATCCAGCTCGGGCTCGCCGGCAGTCACGTCGGCATGAACCTCCTTGTCGCGCGGGACGCCGCCGAGGAGCTCCAGACCTACCGGGACTGGTGGCGCGGACACCGGGTCGACGGCGTGATCGTGATCGACCCCCGCCGCGACGACGACCGGCTCACGCTGCTCGCCGAGCTCGGGATGCCCACCGTCGTCGTCGGGTCGCACCCCTCGGCCGAGCCCGCGGCACCGACGGTCTGGATCGACGACTCCGACGCGACCGACACCGTGCTGCGGTACCTGCACGCGCTCGGGCACCGGCGGATCGCGCACGTCGCCGGACGACCGGAGTTCGAGCACACGGCGATGCGGATCGACCGTCTCCGCGAGTTCACCGCGGCCGAGGGGCTCGAGGACGCCGTGTCGATCCCGACCGACTACTCCGCCGAGGCCGGGGCGAGCGCGACCAGGTCCCTGCTCTCCCGGAGCGTCCGCCCCACCGCGATCGTGTACGACAACGACGTGCTCGCGGTCGCCGGGCTGGGCGTGGCGAGCGAGATGGGCGTTCGCGTGCCGGGCGACGTCTCGATCGTGTCGTTCGACGACTCGGCGATGGTCCGGCTCGTGCGGCCGTCGATCACCTCGCTCACGCGTGACACGGTCGAGCTCGGGCAGCGGGCAGCGACGCTCCTGCGCGAGCAGATCGACGCCGGCTCGCCGCTGCCGTCGCGCCCGGGGCCGTCGCTGACGCTCAGCGTGCGGGAGTCGACCGGCCGCGTGCACCCCTGA
- a CDS encoding sugar ABC transporter substrate-binding protein → MKNTTRRTTGRALAILAGAAVTALALTACSSGSSAGSGGGSGKVDGSITLQTWALTPTYTDYLNGVIKDFEAKYPDAKVKLVDQPGDGYADKVLSQASSNSLPDVVNLPPDIALPLAKRGFLQDVAKDDSKLSSTYVEGALAAYNYKGVDGTFGYPWYLNTDVDYWNKTMFEQCGLDPANPPKTTDELFAQAETMHQKCPDDYLMSRKPGLSDFSLAGVKIINDQGTKFTFANSSKAADLIAKYAKAYKEGLMPSSVLNTDYLGNSTLFTQGKVAWTTGGATAISDFEKNNPSLKGNIVVSSALDNPPLYVQGLSVSAKSKHIATAEALAAFMTNAKNQEAFAHLVNIFPSTTSSQSDPYFSKDDGTVEAKARVLANDALKTAKNLNPVEANSAMTDFLDQQIALAMKGGTTPKQALQTAQTKMNSLLANS, encoded by the coding sequence ATGAAGAACACCACACGCAGGACGACGGGACGCGCCCTCGCGATCCTCGCCGGAGCGGCCGTCACGGCCCTCGCGCTGACCGCGTGCTCGAGCGGCAGCAGCGCCGGCAGCGGCGGCGGGAGCGGCAAGGTCGACGGATCGATCACCCTGCAGACCTGGGCGCTGACCCCGACCTACACGGACTACCTCAACGGCGTGATCAAGGACTTCGAGGCGAAGTACCCGGACGCGAAGGTGAAGCTCGTCGACCAGCCCGGCGACGGCTACGCCGACAAGGTCCTCAGCCAGGCGTCGTCGAACTCCCTGCCTGACGTGGTCAACCTGCCGCCGGACATCGCCCTGCCCCTCGCCAAGCGCGGCTTCCTGCAGGACGTCGCGAAGGACGACTCGAAGCTCTCGAGCACCTACGTCGAGGGCGCGCTCGCTGCCTACAACTACAAGGGCGTCGACGGCACCTTCGGCTACCCGTGGTACCTCAACACCGACGTCGACTACTGGAACAAGACGATGTTCGAGCAGTGCGGCCTCGACCCGGCGAACCCGCCGAAGACGACCGACGAGCTGTTCGCGCAGGCCGAGACCATGCACCAGAAGTGCCCGGACGACTACCTGATGAGCCGCAAGCCCGGCCTGTCGGACTTCTCGCTCGCCGGCGTCAAGATCATCAACGACCAGGGCACGAAGTTCACCTTCGCGAACTCGTCGAAGGCGGCCGACCTCATCGCGAAGTACGCGAAGGCCTACAAGGAGGGCCTGATGCCCTCGTCCGTCCTGAACACCGACTACCTCGGCAACTCCACGCTGTTCACGCAGGGCAAGGTCGCCTGGACCACCGGTGGCGCCACCGCGATCAGCGACTTCGAGAAGAACAACCCGTCGCTCAAGGGCAACATCGTCGTGTCGTCGGCCCTCGACAACCCGCCGCTCTACGTGCAGGGCCTCAGCGTCAGCGCGAAGAGCAAGCACATCGCCACGGCCGAGGCGCTCGCCGCCTTCATGACGAACGCGAAGAACCAGGAGGCCTTCGCGCACCTGGTCAACATCTTCCCGTCGACCACCTCCTCGCAGTCCGACCCGTACTTCTCGAAGGACGACGGCACTGTCGAGGCCAAGGCCCGCGTGCTCGCCAACGACGCCCTGAAGACGGCGAAGAACCTCAACCCGGTCGAGGCGAACTCGGCGATGACCGACTTCCTCGACCAGCAGATCGCGCTGGCGATGAAGGGCGGCACGACGCCGAAGCAGGCGCTGCAGACCGCGCAGACCAAGATGAACAGCCTGCTGGCGAACAGCTGA
- a CDS encoding sensor histidine kinase: MTDTARLDQAETVPLHDSVPPGATEPMPAQPNQTPPTWSSTPPASGQGPSVPPAHPTSPGGSGSGTGMTAGAFYREAWKRLPRDFGYMALTAVLLCTLYAAFPAAIFGGGFRDLFNPFVLLMFFIALFVARWLGQFEKLRIGWADSRPIRPVDWTPRWQQNWWTRTGSAVANPHYWLYLLHAAVVYPIAALCTVGAGALLLAGFLWPIGLAGVAFVNGMSAQYFGWDMTSVVGFGFLGLLSMAASVVLFPLWARGSVIAHFWIDFGLLGGFRAEQLERRVAGLQASRAGAVTAEGQALRQIERDLHDGPQQRLVRLRMDLSAAERAFDKDPVKAKQLIGEASEHAQDALDELRALSRGFAPPILLDRGLVAALEALVARTPIPVGLDVRLPDGLELATEIQRNVYFTVSELLTNTTKHAGASTAGVYLGLVVDASGLWYLTVSVTDDGRGGARPQEGHGIEGLMGRMRALDGELTVSSPEGGPTEATARIPLGALNGVPTTRS, encoded by the coding sequence ATGACCGACACCGCCCGCCTCGATCAGGCCGAGACCGTCCCGCTGCACGACTCCGTCCCGCCAGGAGCCACCGAACCGATGCCCGCACAGCCGAACCAGACGCCCCCGACGTGGTCCTCGACGCCGCCCGCGAGCGGCCAGGGCCCGAGCGTCCCGCCGGCACACCCGACCTCGCCCGGTGGGTCCGGATCGGGCACGGGCATGACCGCCGGTGCGTTCTACCGCGAGGCGTGGAAGCGCCTGCCCCGCGACTTCGGCTACATGGCCCTCACGGCGGTGCTGCTCTGCACGCTCTACGCCGCGTTCCCCGCGGCGATCTTCGGCGGCGGCTTCCGCGACCTCTTCAACCCGTTCGTCCTGCTGATGTTCTTCATCGCGCTGTTCGTCGCGCGGTGGCTCGGACAGTTCGAGAAACTCCGCATCGGGTGGGCCGACAGCCGCCCGATCCGACCGGTCGACTGGACGCCCCGGTGGCAGCAGAACTGGTGGACGCGCACGGGCTCGGCCGTCGCCAACCCGCACTACTGGCTGTACCTGCTGCACGCGGCGGTCGTGTACCCGATCGCGGCGCTCTGCACGGTGGGTGCCGGCGCACTGCTCCTCGCCGGTTTCCTCTGGCCGATCGGCCTCGCCGGGGTCGCGTTCGTGAACGGCATGAGCGCGCAGTACTTCGGGTGGGACATGACGTCCGTCGTGGGCTTCGGGTTCCTCGGACTCCTGTCGATGGCCGCCTCGGTGGTGCTCTTCCCGCTGTGGGCCCGCGGTTCCGTGATCGCGCACTTCTGGATCGACTTCGGTCTGCTCGGCGGGTTCCGTGCGGAGCAGCTCGAGCGTCGGGTCGCCGGGCTCCAGGCCTCCCGTGCCGGCGCCGTCACCGCCGAGGGCCAGGCACTCCGCCAGATCGAGCGCGACCTGCACGACGGCCCGCAGCAGCGACTCGTCCGCCTGCGCATGGACCTGTCCGCGGCCGAGCGCGCCTTCGACAAGGACCCGGTGAAGGCGAAGCAGCTCATCGGCGAGGCGTCGGAGCACGCCCAGGACGCCCTCGACGAACTGCGTGCACTCTCCCGCGGGTTCGCACCGCCCATCCTGCTCGACCGCGGGCTCGTCGCCGCGCTCGAGGCCCTCGTCGCCCGGACCCCCATCCCCGTCGGCCTCGACGTCCGCCTGCCCGACGGGCTCGAGCTCGCGACCGAGATCCAGCGCAACGTGTACTTCACGGTGAGCGAGCTGCTGACGAACACCACGAAGCACGCCGGTGCCTCGACCGCCGGGGTGTACCTCGGACTCGTGGTCGACGCTTCCGGACTCTGGTACCTCACGGTCAGCGTCACCGACGACGGCCGCGGTGGGGCCCGCCCGCAGGAGGGGCACGGCATCGAGGGGCTGATGGGCCGGATGCGCGCCCTCGACGGCGAGCTGACGGTCTCGAGCCCCGAGGGCGGTCCGACCGAGGCGACGGCACGGATCCCGCTCGGCGCCCTGAACGGCGTGCCCACGACGCGCTCGTGA